A DNA window from Campylobacter anatolicus contains the following coding sequences:
- a CDS encoding ParA family protein codes for MSEVITIANQKGGVGKTTTAVNLAASLAVAEKKVLLIDIDPQANATTGMGFNRSDYEFNIYHVLTDRKKLSQIVLKTEIPTLFLAPSNIGLVGIEQEFNDQNKDYKLILRNKIAEVIDDYDFIIIDSPPALGSITINALSASDSVIIPIQCEFYALEGLALILNTVKIIKKTINPKLSIKGFLPTMFSSQNNLSKETIANLKQHFKSKLFVSKDSDDELVVIPRNVKLAESPSFGKPVILYDIKSPGSIAYQNLAYSILN; via the coding sequence ATGAGTGAAGTAATAACCATAGCCAATCAAAAAGGCGGAGTAGGCAAGACCACGACAGCTGTAAATTTAGCGGCGTCTTTGGCGGTTGCTGAGAAGAAAGTTTTGTTAATAGACATTGATCCACAAGCGAATGCAACAACTGGAATGGGCTTTAACAGAAGCGATTATGAATTTAATATTTATCACGTGCTAACTGATCGTAAGAAGCTATCACAAATTGTACTAAAAACTGAAATTCCAACGCTTTTTTTAGCTCCATCAAACATTGGACTTGTAGGTATAGAGCAGGAATTTAACGATCAAAACAAGGATTACAAACTAATACTTAGAAACAAGATAGCTGAGGTTATTGATGATTATGATTTTATTATCATTGATAGCCCTCCCGCACTTGGTAGCATAACAATAAACGCTTTAAGTGCAAGCGATAGTGTCATCATACCTATACAGTGCGAATTTTACGCATTAGAAGGGTTGGCACTGATTTTAAATACTGTTAAAATCATCAAAAAAACGATCAATCCAAAGCTTAGCATAAAGGGCTTTTTACCGACTATGTTTAGTTCACAAAACAATCTCTCAAAAGAGACGATAGCAAATTTAAAGCAGCACTTTAAGTCAAAGCTATTTGTTAGTAAAGATAGCGACGATGAGCTTGTCGTCATACCACGCAATGTTAAACTTGCTGAAAGTCCTAGCTTTGGTAAGCCAGTGATCTTGTATGATATAAAATCACCTGGCTCAATAGCGTATCAAAATTTAGCGTATTCTATATTAAACTAA